CGCCATAAGTGGGTTTGTTACCCTTCTATTTGTTGTTGTTGGAGGGTCGCCCACCATTACCGGAGGCGGATCAAGAATTGGCGGCGGCAGGTGCGCCCGAGGAAGTGTTGGTGGAGGTCCCCTAGGCGGCGATTAGTGTTGTGGAGGCGTCTTGTTTGGCTTGGTGATCGTCAGTTTGTTCGAGTAGCAATAGGTGAGAACAGGCCTCCACGAACGGCGGCAACTGCTCCCTAGTAAGCACTGGAAGAGTTGAGACCAGCATCATGTTGAGGACCTGACTGGGCTCGCTAACAGGCTTGCTGACATCGCGGAGAGCATCGGCGAGGGTCTTGAGCTTGCCGCAGTATCGGGAGACCGTTAGTTGGCCCTGATGCAGGTTGTGGTACTTAGCTTCCAGGTAGATGGCACGTGAGAGGCGATTGTTGCGGAAGAGCCCCTCGATGTCGACCCAGATCTTGCGCGCGGTGGCCCTCGGCTTGACCACAAGGCCGAAGATGTCCTTGGACATTGTCATGTAGAGCCAGTTCACGACCGATTGATCGATGGAGTGCCAGTCGGCGTCGACCGAGCCGAGACGTGCCTGGAGGCTGGAGTAGACATGGTCGCCGAGACCGAACTTGCCGTCCGATTGAGCTCGAAGAAGCAGCTCCACTGGGTGTAGTTGGATTCCCTTAGATCGAGGGTGATGATAACATGAGATCGAATATTGACGGTCTGGATGACAGCCGCGGCTACAGTAGGAATGGGCAACAGCGGATGGGAGTCAGCTGTGCTCATGTGGTTGTCATTGGGGGTGAGGAAGATGAGGAGAATTGAGAgtgggcggcggcagaggccaTGGCAGTAGAAGATTGAGGTGGGTACAAGCTATCGATTATAGATTGAATCCACTCTAACACCATGAGCGAGATTAGGATCCAACACACTCATTGTATTCACCTAGTATACATATTTATACATGGTACAAGTGGTGGAGTCACGAGGAGGCGGAGCCTCGGGAACGTTCAGGCGACGTGGTCAGAGTGGACACGATCACCATCTAAACACGCGGAGCATGGGCGTCGTGGCGTGTGAAGCGCACACGATTGCAACTGAAGCCGTTGGCCATGCAGCGTGCGCTATCactaaatccaaaaaaaatacaaaatgttTCATAATTAAATTTTAGATAGATTGACTGCACACAGCCCAAATAACACTTGTGACCAAGACTACATTTCTGATCGGATGGACTCTTACTTTCATTTATTACATTAAAAATATTTGTCTAGAGGACATAACGTTGATTTTGTTAAGGAACGCAAGCCACTGTGACTGTCACCGACACATAAATGAAGCACTTTAGAGTTTTCACAATTCGCAAAGGCATTGTTGGACAACTTAACTACCATATGCAGTTCTCTCATGTACCATATCAGAGTAAGCGTGTAATCAGAATTGGGTAACTGATGTGTACCTCTTGTTCTGAAGGAAGCTTCTGAGTTCCAGAATCAATTGCCTTTCATCCACTATCTCAGGATTGGAACCAGCACTCTTTTAGTTGTCAACATTAAAGAGGATGTCCATGAGTACCTTCTTTGCGTCAGGCTTCTGGCCAACTGAAACAAAAGCCGTGCAATCAAAATCTCCTTTTATTTTGTCGTACACTGCTTTTGCAAGAGTGGTCTTGCCTAACCCTCCTAATCCAACA
This genomic interval from Panicum virgatum strain AP13 chromosome 8K, P.virgatum_v5, whole genome shotgun sequence contains the following:
- the LOC120645814 gene encoding disease resistance protein RGA5-like, which gives rise to MHAALGNVAEVPREQLEEHVKDWDKQVREHSHRTEVVVDTFQVRILGSEGSTDPDSFNKRLTNKMENSFRRAKARHEIAYSIKRIKDQIQDLANENGWYRDWCEVEAEPKPDPDPRLKALITESANLVGIHEKREELIKLLVDGDEVSKTKLKTVSIVGLGGLGKTTLAKAVYDKIKGDFDCTAFVSVGQKPDAKKGIQLHPVELLLRAQSDGKFGLGDHVYSSLQARLGSVDADWHSIDQSVVNWLYMTMSKDIFGLVVKPRATARKIWVDIEGLFRNNRLSRAIYLEAKYHNLHQGQLTVSRYCGKLKTLADALRDVSKPVSEPSQVLNMMLVSTLPVLTREQLPPFVEACSHLLLLEQTDDHQAKQDASTTLIAA